From one Sphingomonas sp. BT-65 genomic stretch:
- a CDS encoding carboxylesterase/lipase family protein yields MIRLLVLALLAAMPATAQQVRVDSGALNGATTDGVAAFKGIPYAAPPVGERRWTRPAPVVPWTEPRDATRFGADCTQNPIPGDVSRGAPMAEDCLFLNVWTPKPAASAKLPVMVWIHGGGFVAGSGALDVTDGAGLAKRGVVVVTFNYRLGRFGFFAHPALGAGGNWGLMDQIAALHWVKRNIAAFGGDPANVTLFGESAGGQSVARLMASPVARSLFAKGIAASGGGRDRWPALAEAQAKGIAFAAKAGAADLAALRALPAETVRGGIAILNKEEAIYSGPITDGAIVSGNADAIFAAGGQARIPFIAGSNDDELGFVPAPFLPMVNGPVLKEFGAGAEAVKTAYGSEEKATRHIAGDAIFGEPALALARRHARSGAPAWLYRFGYVAEGKREPGRGAGHASDVAFQFGNLAADATPADRAAAERIMAYWTNFARSGDPNGNGLPAWSRLDPAKPELLAIGIDRTAMAPAATPPIAAIAAALDSQ; encoded by the coding sequence ATGATCCGTCTGCTCGTCTTGGCCTTGCTGGCCGCAATGCCCGCTACCGCACAGCAGGTCCGCGTCGACAGCGGCGCGCTGAACGGCGCGACCACGGACGGCGTCGCCGCGTTCAAGGGCATTCCCTATGCCGCGCCTCCGGTCGGCGAGCGGCGCTGGACGCGTCCGGCGCCGGTCGTGCCCTGGACCGAGCCGCGCGATGCCACGCGCTTCGGCGCCGACTGCACGCAGAACCCGATCCCGGGCGATGTCAGCCGCGGCGCGCCGATGGCCGAGGATTGCCTGTTCCTCAACGTCTGGACGCCCAAGCCCGCTGCGAGCGCGAAGCTTCCAGTGATGGTGTGGATCCATGGCGGCGGCTTCGTCGCCGGATCGGGCGCGCTCGACGTGACCGATGGCGCGGGGCTCGCGAAACGCGGCGTGGTTGTCGTCACTTTCAACTACCGCCTCGGCCGCTTCGGTTTCTTCGCCCATCCGGCACTGGGCGCAGGCGGCAATTGGGGCCTGATGGACCAGATCGCCGCGTTGCACTGGGTCAAGCGCAACATCGCGGCGTTCGGCGGCGATCCGGCCAATGTCACCTTGTTCGGCGAGAGCGCGGGCGGACAATCTGTCGCGCGGCTGATGGCCTCGCCCGTGGCGCGCAGCCTGTTCGCCAAGGGGATCGCAGCATCGGGCGGTGGCCGCGACCGCTGGCCGGCGTTGGCCGAAGCACAGGCCAAGGGGATCGCGTTCGCGGCCAAGGCGGGAGCCGCCGATCTCGCTGCGCTGCGCGCCCTTCCGGCCGAAACGGTGCGTGGCGGCATCGCCATCCTCAACAAGGAGGAGGCGATCTATTCCGGCCCGATCACCGACGGTGCGATCGTCTCGGGCAATGCCGACGCGATCTTCGCCGCGGGCGGGCAGGCCCGCATCCCTTTCATCGCCGGCAGCAACGATGACGAGCTCGGCTTCGTGCCCGCGCCGTTCCTGCCGATGGTCAACGGTCCGGTGCTCAAGGAGTTTGGCGCGGGGGCGGAGGCGGTGAAGACCGCCTATGGGTCGGAGGAGAAAGCGACGCGCCATATCGCGGGTGACGCGATCTTCGGCGAGCCCGCATTGGCGCTGGCCCGGCGCCATGCACGCAGCGGCGCGCCGGCCTGGCTCTATCGCTTCGGCTATGTCGCGGAAGGCAAGCGCGAGCCGGGCAGGGGTGCGGGCCATGCCAGCGACGTCGCGTTCCAGTTCGGCAACCTCGCCGCGGACGCGACGCCCGCCGACCGCGCGGCGGCGGAGCGGATCATGGCCTACTGGACCAACTTCGCCCGTAGCGGTGACCCCAATGGCAACGGGCTTCCGGCCTGGTCGCGGCTCGATCCCGCCAAGCCTGAATTGCTCGCGATCGGCATCGACCGCACCGCCATGGCCCCCGCCGCCACGCCGCCGATCGCCGCGATCGCCGCGGCGCTGGATTCGCAATGA
- a CDS encoding glycoside hydrolase family 78 protein: MGALLLALAPARAADPAPVPVALRVEYSAAPLGLDEPAPRLAWRSPVARQSAYRIQVAFSPEALAAGDLVWDSGKVASDANVQIAYAGPPLASRRRYWWRVQAWDAEYRPSGWSAPGWWEMGLLAPADWQAQWIAGREPLAHDWGDLTLDVELTLTGKAVDVLFRALPHGKTYGDAYVWTLSDGAEGAALTASVRRYPGGSSATVKTDVLKCVPLGTPLKGGRHRLTIRAEGSRIETRFDGRIVDTLEDTTHARGTVGFAAAEAQAATIHSVAVAGTGSAALRTSFARNDNPFTGGSVEADGLAVAAGVSRVAFVLPIEAPAPLVRRAFDVARKPIARARLYHAGAGMPRIVLNGAQVGSPLGAGFIAYDKRALSYTHDVTALLRPGANVLGAELGRGWYALTDPDEWYFHAAPWRADPALKAQLEIDYADGTRQTIATDGSWRTAPGPTRSDSVHRGERYDARLLPVGWDRPGFRANWQAAMVVPGPTGKLVAANAEPIEPVETIAPASVKEVAPGIWVHDFGRIIAGWPVLEASGPRGVTVSMMAGEKRAADGRVVPASGLIHAQLQTDRYTLAGRGIERWEPSFGYRGFRYVELRGLPGAVLKARIVHSNVARTGSFASADPLLGRIDAAATGTILNNLHGFVTDTPTYEKNGWTGDAQASAGAAARSLDIARIWTKWLADFRDAQAPSGELPEIVPATPNYGYENTPGWSIIWGPTTPWDAAALILPWELYATYGDTRILERSHDMQRRVVDYTATFIKAPGFRRETGLSEWMPPGPLDFLNARGGGVDAVTTAYFFHEADLLARSSMVIGKAEDAARYRQLAEAIRAAYNARYWDDANGWYRTVDAKGVAGPPTQVQNVLPLAFGMAPAGREQGVADAIARDVAKQGLRTGVFGTRYLLEILSDYGHADLAYRVATRTDEPSWGWWIANGHSTMFESWSLESRSRDHHYFASIADWMRQRLAGLRPGAPGYRTVLVKPAIPAGLAHAEAVMETIHGRAASRWQVENGRLRLTAEVPANTSGEVWVPERFGAITAPAGAELLRREGGHAVYRTGPGLFEFRTGGGA, from the coding sequence GTGGGGGCGCTGCTTCTCGCGCTGGCGCCCGCGCGGGCGGCGGATCCGGCCCCGGTGCCGGTTGCGCTTCGCGTCGAATATTCAGCCGCGCCGCTCGGGCTCGACGAGCCGGCGCCGCGGCTCGCCTGGCGCTCGCCGGTCGCGCGGCAGAGCGCGTACCGCATCCAGGTGGCGTTTTCGCCCGAGGCGCTCGCCGCGGGCGATCTGGTGTGGGACAGCGGCAAGGTCGCGTCGGACGCCAATGTCCAGATCGCCTATGCCGGCCCGCCGCTGGCATCGCGTCGGCGCTACTGGTGGCGAGTCCAGGCCTGGGATGCCGAGTACCGGCCGAGCGGCTGGAGCGCGCCCGGCTGGTGGGAGATGGGGCTGCTCGCCCCCGCCGACTGGCAGGCGCAGTGGATTGCCGGACGCGAGCCGCTCGCGCATGACTGGGGCGACCTCACGCTCGACGTCGAGCTGACGCTGACCGGCAAGGCGGTGGACGTGCTGTTCCGCGCGCTGCCGCACGGCAAGACCTATGGTGATGCTTATGTCTGGACGCTGAGCGATGGTGCCGAGGGGGCGGCGCTGACCGCGAGCGTGCGCCGCTATCCCGGCGGCAGCAGCGCGACGGTGAAGACGGATGTGCTGAAGTGCGTGCCGCTCGGCACGCCGCTCAAGGGCGGGCGCCATCGGCTGACGATCCGCGCCGAGGGTTCGCGGATCGAGACGCGCTTCGACGGCCGGATCGTCGACACGCTGGAGGATACGACACACGCCCGTGGCACGGTCGGCTTCGCGGCGGCCGAGGCGCAGGCCGCGACGATCCATTCGGTCGCGGTCGCCGGCACGGGCAGCGCTGCCCTCCGCACCAGCTTCGCGCGCAATGACAATCCCTTCACCGGCGGCTCGGTCGAGGCGGATGGGCTGGCCGTCGCGGCCGGCGTGTCGCGGGTTGCGTTCGTGCTGCCGATCGAGGCACCCGCGCCGCTGGTCCGCCGCGCGTTCGACGTGGCGCGCAAGCCGATTGCGCGGGCGCGGCTCTATCATGCGGGCGCCGGCATGCCGCGCATCGTGCTCAACGGCGCGCAGGTCGGGTCGCCGCTCGGCGCGGGATTCATCGCCTATGACAAGCGCGCGCTCAGCTACACGCACGACGTGACCGCACTGCTGCGGCCGGGCGCGAATGTGCTGGGCGCGGAGCTCGGACGCGGCTGGTATGCGCTGACGGATCCCGACGAATGGTATTTCCACGCCGCGCCATGGCGCGCCGACCCCGCGCTCAAGGCGCAGCTCGAGATCGACTATGCCGACGGCACCCGCCAGACCATCGCGACCGACGGCAGCTGGCGGACGGCGCCTGGCCCGACGCGCAGCGATTCGGTGCATCGCGGCGAGCGCTACGACGCGCGGCTGCTGCCCGTTGGCTGGGACCGTCCCGGCTTCCGCGCGAACTGGCAGGCCGCGATGGTGGTGCCGGGCCCGACGGGGAAGCTCGTCGCCGCCAATGCCGAGCCGATCGAGCCGGTCGAGACGATCGCCCCGGCGTCGGTGAAGGAGGTCGCGCCGGGCATCTGGGTTCACGATTTCGGGCGCATCATCGCCGGCTGGCCGGTGCTCGAAGCCAGCGGTCCGCGCGGCGTCACGGTGTCGATGATGGCGGGGGAGAAGCGCGCCGCGGACGGCCGCGTCGTCCCCGCCTCCGGCCTGATCCACGCGCAGCTGCAGACCGACCGCTACACACTGGCGGGCAGGGGCATCGAGCGCTGGGAGCCGAGCTTCGGCTATCGCGGCTTCCGCTATGTCGAGCTGCGTGGTCTGCCCGGCGCCGTGCTCAAGGCACGCATCGTCCATTCCAATGTCGCGCGCACCGGCAGCTTCGCCAGCGCCGACCCGCTGCTCGGCAGGATCGATGCCGCGGCGACCGGAACCATTCTCAACAACCTCCACGGCTTCGTCACCGACACGCCGACCTATGAGAAGAATGGCTGGACCGGCGACGCGCAGGCCTCGGCGGGTGCGGCGGCGCGCAGCCTCGATATCGCGCGGATCTGGACCAAGTGGCTCGCCGACTTCCGCGATGCGCAGGCGCCGAGCGGCGAACTGCCCGAGATCGTCCCCGCCACGCCCAACTACGGCTACGAGAACACACCCGGCTGGAGCATCATCTGGGGGCCGACCACGCCATGGGACGCCGCGGCGCTGATCCTGCCGTGGGAGCTCTACGCCACCTATGGCGATACACGCATCCTCGAGCGCAGCCACGACATGCAGCGGCGGGTGGTCGATTATACTGCGACCTTTATCAAGGCGCCCGGGTTCCGCCGCGAGACCGGTCTCAGCGAATGGATGCCGCCGGGGCCGCTCGACTTTTTGAACGCGCGCGGCGGTGGAGTCGATGCGGTGACGACCGCCTATTTCTTCCACGAGGCCGATCTGCTCGCGCGATCCTCGATGGTGATCGGCAAGGCGGAGGACGCGGCGCGCTACCGCCAGCTCGCCGAGGCGATCCGCGCGGCGTACAATGCGCGCTACTGGGACGACGCGAACGGCTGGTACCGTACGGTCGATGCCAAGGGCGTAGCGGGGCCGCCGACTCAGGTTCAGAATGTCCTGCCGCTTGCCTTCGGCATGGCGCCCGCTGGCCGCGAGCAGGGCGTCGCCGACGCGATCGCGCGCGATGTCGCCAAGCAGGGGCTGCGCACCGGCGTGTTCGGCACGCGCTACCTGCTCGAGATATTGAGCGACTACGGCCATGCCGATCTCGCCTATCGCGTCGCGACGCGCACCGACGAGCCAAGCTGGGGCTGGTGGATCGCCAACGGCCATTCGACGATGTTCGAGAGCTGGAGCCTCGAAAGCCGCTCGCGCGACCATCACTATTTCGCGTCGATCGCCGACTGGATGCGTCAGCGGCTCGCGGGCCTGAGGCCAGGCGCGCCGGGCTACAGGACGGTGCTGGTCAAGCCCGCAATCCCCGCCGGGCTCGCTCATGCCGAGGCGGTGATGGAGACGATCCACGGTCGCGCCGCGTCGCGCTGGCAGGTCGAGAATGGGCGACTGCGGCTCACCGCCGAAGTGCCCGCCAACACCAGCGGCGAGGTCTGGGTGCCCGAACGCTTCGGCGCGATCACTGCGCCGGCCGGTGCCGAGCTGCTGCGGCGCGAGGGCGGCCATGCGGTCTATCGCACCGGCCCCGGCCTGTTCGAGTTTCGCACGGGAGGGGGCGCATGA
- a CDS encoding TonB-dependent receptor: MRRNRRHKTAFRLLALIGIAPLALSTVPAVAQASPRAAIQLEAQSLSSALTRLGRQTRTEIVFNPALVRGKQAPALRGSYSAAEAIDRLIAGHGLRARPTSGGAFVIEAQESPPVARAPQTSDAGPTVDDASGATEDDEVVVTGTLLRGVAPTGTNVVSVKRDDVLATGASSANDLLASIPQVGNFGTVPSGSGDISLPVVRPNIRNLGASGGTTTLVLMNGRRIVGAGVLQTSVDPSIIPPDMIERVEVVPDGGSAIYGSDAIGGVINFITRKRFDGIGANLRYGFADDYQTVEGNLTVGRDWGSGSIYASYAYAWHDNILGIDRDYVRADHRPFGGNDLRSTTCALGNFITLNNGVSHAAPALLPNTQNRCDATDYADVYPREERHAVFAGLTQQLSDSVDFQATAYWARRDTTRLNATPGFTGQILFTNPYFRPIGFQPIQQVAMSFASVFGESMESHARFDSWGVAPSLSIRLGDRWELRTEANYGHSFSQVREPTINATAATLALAGTTVATALDPYDPGATNPAVLAAIRDFENFGQADQELFQTRAILDGRLATIAGGDIRLAIGAEYFFEKLDSIVSLARRNDFTNAIGSVSSRNVKSVFAEVLIPLVGPANSMPGLRAFQISGSIRHDSYDDVGGTTNPKIGFNYKPFDDLLIRGNYGTSFHAPSLADTTSLADARVQILLVSPLRAPGSPPTDFLRPTLVLAGGNPALKPEEAKTWSIGFDWTPRAVPGLVASATYYNVRFTDAISVPPVLLPIFFTDPGFRSFYTINPTLAQVRALVGDTPLNGAPSLESLYLGTSPYVLMDARRTNLGAIHVDGIDFNLAYLRATGFGSINASIAGTYTLNRKTQAVAGSAFDDNLKNGTGRLAFVAALGAKVGDFTARATLNHRGGYPILGAAPQTDVRAFDTVDLFFAYDLGGMLRDTMLTVNVDNVFDQDPPYSHSSIGYTNGFTLGRLVSFGLRTKF; the protein is encoded by the coding sequence ATGCGCCGCAATCGCCGCCACAAAACCGCTTTTCGCCTGCTGGCCCTGATCGGCATCGCGCCGCTCGCATTGTCGACGGTGCCCGCCGTCGCCCAGGCCAGTCCGCGCGCGGCGATCCAGCTCGAGGCGCAGAGCCTGTCGTCCGCACTGACCCGGCTCGGCCGACAGACCCGGACCGAGATCGTCTTCAATCCGGCGCTGGTGCGCGGCAAACAGGCCCCGGCGCTCCGGGGAAGCTACTCGGCCGCCGAAGCGATCGACCGCCTGATCGCCGGCCACGGCCTGCGCGCCCGGCCGACCTCGGGCGGCGCCTTCGTGATCGAGGCGCAGGAATCGCCGCCGGTCGCGCGCGCCCCGCAGACCTCAGACGCCGGGCCCACTGTCGACGATGCCTCCGGCGCCACGGAGGACGACGAAGTCGTCGTCACCGGCACGCTGCTGCGCGGCGTCGCGCCGACCGGCACCAATGTGGTGAGCGTGAAGCGCGACGACGTGCTGGCGACTGGTGCGAGTTCGGCGAACGACCTGCTCGCCTCGATCCCCCAGGTCGGCAATTTCGGCACGGTGCCGAGCGGGAGCGGCGACATCTCGCTTCCCGTGGTGCGGCCCAACATCCGCAACCTCGGCGCCTCTGGCGGCACCACCACGCTGGTGCTGATGAACGGGCGGCGCATCGTCGGCGCGGGCGTGCTGCAGACCTCGGTCGACCCGTCGATCATCCCGCCCGACATGATCGAGCGCGTCGAGGTGGTGCCCGACGGCGGCTCGGCGATCTATGGCTCGGACGCGATCGGCGGCGTGATCAACTTCATCACGCGCAAGCGCTTCGACGGGATCGGCGCCAACCTGCGCTACGGCTTCGCCGACGACTATCAGACGGTCGAAGGCAATCTGACGGTGGGCAGGGATTGGGGCAGCGGCTCGATCTATGCTTCCTACGCTTATGCCTGGCACGACAACATCCTGGGCATCGACCGCGACTATGTCCGTGCCGATCATCGCCCGTTCGGCGGAAACGACCTGCGCTCGACCACTTGTGCGCTGGGCAATTTCATCACGCTGAACAACGGCGTCAGCCATGCTGCGCCGGCGCTGCTGCCCAACACCCAGAACCGCTGCGACGCCACCGACTATGCCGATGTCTATCCGCGCGAGGAGCGGCACGCCGTCTTCGCCGGGCTGACCCAGCAGCTGAGCGACAGCGTCGACTTCCAGGCGACCGCCTATTGGGCGCGGCGCGACACGACGCGGCTCAACGCCACGCCCGGCTTCACCGGGCAGATCCTCTTCACCAATCCCTATTTCCGCCCGATCGGCTTCCAGCCCATCCAGCAGGTCGCGATGTCCTTCGCCAGCGTGTTCGGCGAGAGCATGGAGAGCCATGCCCGCTTCGACAGCTGGGGTGTCGCGCCGAGCCTTTCGATCCGCCTCGGCGACCGGTGGGAGCTGCGCACCGAGGCCAATTACGGCCACAGCTTCTCGCAGGTGCGCGAGCCGACGATCAACGCCACCGCCGCCACATTGGCGCTCGCCGGCACGACGGTCGCGACCGCGCTCGACCCCTATGATCCGGGCGCGACCAACCCGGCGGTGCTCGCCGCGATCCGCGATTTCGAGAATTTCGGCCAGGCCGACCAGGAGCTGTTCCAGACGCGCGCGATCCTCGACGGGCGGCTCGCCACGATCGCCGGCGGCGACATCCGGCTGGCGATCGGCGCCGAGTATTTTTTCGAGAAGCTCGACTCGATCGTCTCGCTCGCCCGGCGCAACGACTTCACCAACGCGATCGGATCGGTGAGCAGCCGCAACGTCAAGTCGGTGTTCGCCGAGGTGCTGATCCCGCTCGTCGGACCAGCCAACTCGATGCCGGGGCTGCGCGCCTTCCAGATCTCGGGCTCGATCCGGCACGACAGCTATGACGATGTCGGCGGCACGACGAATCCCAAGATCGGCTTCAACTACAAGCCGTTCGACGACCTGCTGATCCGCGGCAATTATGGCACGTCGTTCCACGCGCCGAGCCTCGCCGACACGACCAGCCTCGCCGATGCGCGCGTGCAGATTCTGCTCGTCAGCCCGCTGCGCGCGCCGGGCAGCCCGCCGACAGATTTCCTGCGGCCCACGCTGGTGCTTGCCGGCGGCAATCCGGCGCTCAAGCCCGAAGAGGCGAAGACCTGGTCGATCGGCTTCGACTGGACGCCCAGGGCGGTTCCCGGCCTGGTCGCGAGTGCGACCTATTACAATGTCCGCTTCACCGATGCGATCTCGGTGCCGCCGGTGCTGCTGCCGATCTTCTTCACCGACCCGGGGTTCCGCAGCTTCTACACGATCAATCCGACGCTGGCGCAGGTGCGCGCGCTGGTCGGCGACACGCCGCTCAACGGCGCGCCGAGCCTGGAGAGCCTCTATCTCGGTACCTCGCCCTATGTGCTGATGGACGCGCGGCGGACCAATCTCGGCGCGATCCATGTCGACGGGATCGACTTCAACCTCGCCTATCTGCGCGCGACCGGGTTCGGATCGATCAACGCGAGCATCGCCGGCACCTACACGCTCAACCGCAAGACCCAGGCGGTCGCGGGCAGCGCGTTCGACGACAATCTCAAGAACGGCACCGGGCGGCTCGCTTTCGTCGCGGCGCTCGGTGCGAAGGTCGGCGATTTCACCGCGCGCGCCACGCTCAATCATCGCGGCGGCTATCCGATCCTGGGCGCCGCGCCGCAGACCGATGTGCGCGCCTTCGACACCGTCGATCTGTTCTTCGCCTATGATCTGGGCGGGATGCTCAGGGACACAATGCTGACGGTCAACGTCGACAATGTGTTCGACCAGGATCCGCCCTATTCGCACAGCTCGATCGGCTACACCAACGGCTTCACGCTCGGCCGGCTCGTCTCGTTCGGCCTGCGGACGAAGTTCTAG
- a CDS encoding FecR family protein: MTADEAAVYWVLRHDREELSAADRAAFAAWLDASEANARAFRKANGVWDVFDQADADPHLTALRQAALATPAPRRRWIPALGAGLAASLAAAALLLPGQLGLIDGPHTPAADVMAGTEAQPAAARFATAKGERRTVSLPDGTRVTLNTDTAIALAYTPGSRHVRLLRGQALFEVAKDAARPFSVEAAGRRVTALGTVFEVRLDPGRMKVVLIEGRVVVDRAAGGSELPDPAPTLLKPGQALVAELGVPQRVAPVDVGSELMWREGYVSLEDTPLAAAVAEMSRYTAAPIRVLDEETGRMRVSGVFRTGDADRFAGLVRELLPVRVERLADGSVTIARTADTASSKKSSPADVEN; this comes from the coding sequence ATGACCGCCGACGAGGCCGCGGTCTATTGGGTGCTGCGGCACGACCGGGAGGAGCTATCGGCTGCCGACCGGGCCGCTTTTGCCGCCTGGCTCGACGCCAGCGAGGCGAATGCCCGCGCGTTCCGCAAGGCCAATGGCGTGTGGGACGTGTTCGATCAGGCCGACGCCGATCCGCATCTGACCGCGCTGCGCCAGGCAGCGCTCGCCACGCCTGCACCGCGCCGGCGCTGGATCCCGGCGCTGGGCGCGGGTCTCGCGGCCAGCCTTGCCGCGGCGGCGCTGCTGCTTCCGGGCCAGCTCGGGCTGATCGACGGTCCGCACACGCCCGCGGCGGACGTGATGGCGGGAACCGAGGCTCAGCCGGCGGCGGCGCGGTTCGCCACTGCCAAGGGCGAGCGCCGCACCGTCTCGCTGCCCGACGGCACGCGCGTGACGCTCAACACCGACACCGCCATCGCGCTCGCCTACACCCCCGGGAGCCGTCATGTCCGCCTGCTGCGCGGCCAGGCGCTGTTCGAGGTGGCGAAGGATGCCGCCCGGCCCTTCTCGGTCGAGGCCGCGGGCCGCCGCGTGACCGCGCTCGGCACGGTGTTCGAGGTCCGCCTCGATCCCGGCCGGATGAAGGTGGTGCTGATCGAAGGGCGCGTGGTAGTCGATCGTGCCGCGGGCGGTTCCGAGCTGCCCGATCCCGCGCCCACGTTGCTCAAGCCGGGGCAGGCGCTGGTCGCCGAGCTCGGCGTCCCGCAGCGCGTCGCGCCGGTGGATGTCGGCAGCGAACTGATGTGGCGCGAGGGCTATGTCTCGCTCGAGGACACGCCCCTCGCCGCGGCGGTCGCCGAGATGAGCCGCTACACCGCCGCGCCGATCCGCGTGCTCGACGAGGAGACCGGGCGGATGCGGGTCAGCGGCGTGTTCCGCACGGGCGACGCCGACCGCTTCGCCGGGCTGGTGCGCGAGCTGCTGCCGGTGCGCGTCGAGCGGCTCGCCGACGGAAGCGTGACGATCGCGCGTACCGCGGATACCGCCTCGTCGAAAAAATCTTCGCCGGCCGATGTGGAAAACTGA
- a CDS encoding RNA polymerase sigma factor, whose translation MTRAIPRSSPGAGKVSLEALDARFRASLDRYFSRRMRDRGEIEDLIQEVFLRLARRGSLDDVDKIGGYVFETASSVLTDRLRRKRSRFEADHEAFDGQRHGDVDFSPERVLLGKEALGRATAVLLELPERTRVVFVMRRLEGMRYLDIAARLGISVSAVEKHMTRAMTHLVQRLGEP comes from the coding sequence ATGACCAGGGCCATTCCACGATCCAGTCCCGGCGCGGGCAAGGTGTCGCTCGAAGCGCTCGATGCGCGTTTCCGGGCGTCGCTCGATCGCTATTTCTCGCGCCGCATGCGCGACCGGGGCGAGATCGAGGATCTGATCCAGGAAGTGTTCCTGCGGCTCGCCAGGCGCGGCAGCCTCGACGATGTCGACAAGATCGGCGGCTATGTGTTCGAGACCGCGAGCAGCGTCCTGACCGACCGGTTGCGGCGGAAGCGCAGCCGGTTCGAGGCGGATCATGAGGCGTTCGACGGGCAGCGCCACGGCGATGTGGATTTTTCGCCCGAGCGCGTCCTATTGGGCAAGGAAGCATTGGGACGGGCGACCGCCGTGCTCCTCGAATTGCCCGAACGGACGCGAGTGGTTTTCGTGATGCGACGCCTCGAAGGGATGCGCTATCTGGACATCGCCGCGCGACTGGGCATCTCGGTCAGCGCGGTCGAGAAGCATATGACGCGCGCCATGACGCATCTCGTGCAGCGGTTGGGCGAGCCATGA
- a CDS encoding MFS transporter: MAVTETPADAGAMRSTLETDGEARRALRKAAGRLLPFLGLLYFISFLDRVNVGFAALTMNADLGLTAVAYGAGTGIFFLGYFLFEVPSNLILARVGARRWISRIMVTWGLLTIASAFVTGPVSFWIVRFLLGVAEAGFFPGIILYLTYWFPAPMRGRIMGWFLVALPLSSAFGAPISTWLLDKPFLGLTGWQGMFVIEGIPAVLLGVVVWMILPDRPRDARWLDTQEAAAIERAVREEHRGGGRHELPWDAARSPQVWHLALIYFGIVTGLYGFAFWGPQMIKALAGASNQQTGALTMLPYLLAAAAIILWGRSSDARQERRWHLAIPMLVGAAGFASASLVPANAVLSLIAFTAAIMGVYAALPVFWTRPAAILAGTGAAAGIALVNAVGNLGGYFGPTAIGLLKDTGGYGAGLGFLAAVLLAGAVLALALPALPAGNKDV; the protein is encoded by the coding sequence ATGGCCGTGACGGAGACCCCGGCGGACGCCGGCGCGATGCGCTCGACCCTGGAGACCGACGGCGAAGCGCGCCGCGCGTTGCGCAAGGCGGCGGGGCGCCTGCTTCCCTTTCTCGGCCTGCTCTATTTCATCTCCTTCCTCGATCGCGTGAATGTCGGTTTCGCCGCGTTGACGATGAACGCCGATCTCGGTCTCACCGCGGTCGCCTATGGCGCGGGCACCGGGATCTTCTTTCTCGGCTATTTCCTGTTCGAGGTGCCGTCGAACCTGATCCTCGCGCGGGTCGGCGCACGGCGCTGGATCTCGCGGATCATGGTGACCTGGGGCCTGCTCACGATCGCCTCGGCGTTCGTCACCGGCCCGGTCAGCTTCTGGATCGTGCGCTTCCTGCTCGGCGTCGCCGAGGCGGGCTTCTTTCCCGGCATCATCCTCTATCTCACTTACTGGTTCCCCGCGCCGATGCGGGGGCGGATCATGGGCTGGTTCCTCGTCGCGCTGCCGCTGTCGAGCGCGTTCGGGGCGCCGATCTCGACCTGGCTGCTCGACAAGCCGTTCCTCGGCCTCACTGGCTGGCAGGGCATGTTCGTGATCGAGGGGATTCCCGCCGTGCTGCTCGGCGTGGTGGTGTGGATGATCCTGCCGGACCGGCCGCGCGACGCGCGCTGGCTCGACACGCAAGAGGCCGCGGCAATCGAGCGCGCGGTGCGCGAGGAGCATCGCGGCGGTGGACGTCACGAGCTGCCGTGGGACGCGGCGCGCAGCCCGCAGGTCTGGCATCTCGCCCTCATCTATTTCGGCATCGTCACCGGGCTCTACGGCTTCGCTTTCTGGGGGCCGCAGATGATCAAGGCGCTGGCCGGCGCCAGCAACCAGCAGACCGGCGCGCTGACCATGCTGCCCTATCTCCTCGCCGCCGCCGCGATCATCTTGTGGGGGCGCAGCTCGGACGCGCGGCAGGAGCGGCGCTGGCATCTCGCCATTCCGATGCTGGTCGGCGCCGCCGGGTTCGCCTCCGCGAGCCTGGTGCCGGCCAATGCCGTGCTGAGCCTGATCGCCTTCACCGCCGCGATCATGGGCGTCTATGCCGCGCTGCCGGTGTTCTGGACCCGCCCCGCGGCGATCCTGGCGGGCACCGGCGCCGCCGCGGGAATCGCGCTGGTCAACGCGGTCGGCAATCTCGGCGGCTATTTCGGCCCGACCGCGATCGGGCTGCTCAAGGATACCGGAGGCTATGGCGCGGGGCTCGGCTTCCTCGCGGCGGTGCTGCTCGCGGGGGCAGTGCTCGCCCTGGCGCTTCCCGCGCTGCCGGCCGGCAACAAGGACGTCTGA